ATTTTAGCCAACAAGTATATGGGGTTATAGAGGTGGAAGCATTAGATGATAATCAAACACCTCCTTTTTCATGGAAGAAGCTATGGCTATATACAGGTCCTGGTATTTTAATGAGCATTGCATTTTTGGATCCAGgtaaatgaataaaattataaatagaAAATAGTAGTAGGTTATTGTATGTATTAGCCTTTAAAATTGATGAGATGAGTTTGTTAATAATATAGGAAATATAGAAGGTGATCTACAAGCAGGAGCCATAGCAGGATATTCATTGCTATGGTTGTTATTATGGTCAACAATAATGGGATTGTTGATACAACTCCTATCTGCACGAGTTGGAGTGGTAACAGGGAAGCACCTAGCTGAGTTATGTAGGGAAGAGTACCCTCCATGGGCTAGGATTTTATTATGGGTTATGGCCGAGGTAGCCGTTATTGCTGCTGATATTCAAGAGGTTGTTGGTACAGCTATTGCCATTCAGATTTTAACCAATGGTGTTTTTCCTCTTTGGGCTAGTGTTGTTATTACTGCAGCTGATTGGTAAGCCCTGCTAGTCTACGTACTTAACCTTTCTttgtttaaaataaaatgataaaATTCTAATACTTTTGATGTTGTTGCATGGACCAAGCagttttgtgtttttgtttcTGGAAAGTTATGGAGTTAGAAAAATGGAAGCTGCATTTGCAATCATGGTAATGACAATGGCAATCTCCTTCGCATACATGTTTGTTGATGCTAAGCCTAGCGGAAAGGAACTGCTAGTAGGTAAACAATATTTAATTTCTTATATACACACACTTGCATTGTTAAGTAttctatattttaataaaaaaataaaataaaaataaaaatcaggCGTGTTAGTTCCAAAACTCAACTCAAGAACAATTCAACAAGCAGTAGGAATATTCGGATGCATCATCACCCCACACAACATATATTTACATTCAGCTCTAGTTCAATCAAGGAAAGTAGATAAGAAGAAAATAGGTCAAGTTCAAGAGGCAATCAACTATTACTCCATTGAATCATCAGTTGCACTTGTGGTATCTTTCATGATAAACCTTTTTGTTATGACTGTATTTGCAAAAGGATTTTATGGGACAAACAAGGCAAATAGTGTAGGACTTGAAAATGCAGGAAGATACCTTGAAGAGAAATACGGAGGAGGTCTTCTTCCAATTCTTTATATTTGGGGTATTGGTTTATTAGCAGCAGGACAAAGTAGCACCATAACTGGAACTTATGCAGGCCAATTTATCATGGGAGGTTTTCTTAACATTCAACTAAATGAATGGCTTAGAGCTGTTATAACAAGAAGTTTTGCCATTGTGCCTACCATTATTCTAGCTATTCTATTTGATACATCGGATGGGGCTATGGATGTAATGAATGAATGGCTCAATGTACTTCAGTCCATTCAAATTCCGTTTTCTTTAATACCTCTTTTTACAATGGTGTCAAGGGAGGACATCATGGGAATTTTCAAGATAGGACCTACACTTGAGGTTCGTtcgttcatatatatatatatgatataCCATTccacttatattatctgaacttatctgaacttatcttaataCTGTTCTTACTTGTATTGCAGAAAGTGGCGTGGACAGTTCTCGGTGTAGTAATGCTGATTAACGTCTATGTTTTATTGGATTTTTTCTTGAATACAATTAACGGACTATTACCCGGACTTCTGTTTTGCATTTTATCAGCAGCCTACATCGGATTTATCATTTATCTTATTGCTCGAGATGCTTCCCTTCCAATAACTTTGCGTACCAGAACTAGTAAAATTGAACGTCTCAGAATTCCTCAACATCAAGACTTGTGAAATTCACAAACAACCATTTCACAGATAGTTGGAAGGCCGTAACTTCAACAATATCGGGAGATATTGCTTGCACAAACAAGTGATTTGTTATGTAGAATTTTTTGGCTCATATCTTTCAGTAGAGAATTACCTGAAAAACGTTTTGTATCAAGTTGAACTTTCAGATCCAATATGTTAGGCACATACGGTAGTAATATGTAATTTTACTGGTTATATAGTATGTCCCGTAGTTCACAACTGAGAGTATTGAGAGATTAGGCTCTAATTAATTAGCATAAATTAAAGTTTTGAGTATTGTATTTCTTTTCAGAAGATTTTGTTCTGTTTTTGGTGTCACTCTGTCATGTGAAGgcatcctcttttttttttttgtttgttctcAAGGTGCTATGTGCTGGCAGCTCGTAATTTGTTGTGGTTGGACTAAAACCTACGTTGTAAAGGAGCACCTCCATATAAATGCATGGCTGCTGGGCTCATTTGTGAGGcatcaaaaaattaaaaggaaataTTATCTCAGCAACCTACTGTTTCATCAAATTGCATCATACTTACTGAAACTTATTTCTGATCTTGGGTTGTTCTATCGATCtttgccataagacaaaggttGGTTGTTTATTCTTCTGGTTGATTCTCATCTTCCCCCTAGTCTGTAGCTTCTCCCCAAGATGCGATCATTGCCATCTTGAAGTTGGGTTTGACAAAGGTAGATTTTTTGAATCTTTCCTTGGGTTGATCTTTTCCCTTGCCTTTtcctttctcattttcccactgagggcagTCTCTGATTTGATGGCCAGGATCaccgcacttgaaacatccttggtcagATTTGGAACCACTTGATTTTCTCATTGGGTTCCTTCCTCTTAGATTTCCATGtttagagttcctgtaaaatcttttgtttcctcagggatggtggataaaacttatctcttagtaacttttgcagttcggtccaaccaaatctaggctcattcttcctttccttattaactttccaccataaacttgcttgacccgttaagtaaaacacggcgaaatcgactctccattccttaggacattgcaaggtttcaaacaactgatctatgcgattaatccaatcctcgaatTCTACAGGGTCGGGTTTGCCATCGTAAGATGGTGGGTTTAGGGATGAAAACTTATTGAACATTGATGCATTTTCGTTTGCATTCGTCGATTTCTTTTTCTgagaatctttgattaattcagctaacatcgtgctaacggtttctaatcgttccatcctttctttgTGATCTTCGATAGGTTGATCGTCATAGGGATCATCGTGGGCAACATCCTCGTAGATAGTGTCATCGTTGACATGGACGTTGTGCTGGTTGTGAGCTCCATCGTTAATATCGTTAGCAGCCTCgatagtcgacattctgcataataTACTCGATTAGGAACATAATCAATAGGAAAATAATCCCTTTTtagcccgttcctacactcacactcattttattttaacttaacatgattttaacattttctttttaacttattccttaaaactctttgcttaaagcctattgaattctactacgcgcaaaacccgtaaggtttagcacttatggtccagaaccttggctctgataccaaactgtaacaccccgacctctaattcacttAATTAacatacttagcagcggaaacatcctaattcggtcgggacattacctgccgtaactcccttttgggaattacaaggcaactatcaatcataagctattaaactccaaaaataacataataatccttatTAGTTCCTTAAgaaaagtacgtaacttaatcaagaatctttacttaaacttgttacaacttaacattaacttaggtgaactttgtaatagtgaaatcctcgccactattCGTTTCCGttgtcccc
This genomic stretch from Spinacia oleracea cultivar Varoflay chromosome 3, BTI_SOV_V1, whole genome shotgun sequence harbors:
- the LOC110798462 gene encoding metal transporter Nramp3.1; its protein translation is MDPDENEAENSFIADDESCESNQLLPSHVVCCSPSYSEEEKDIEGRAYFSQQVYGVIEVEALDDNQTPPFSWKKLWLYTGPGILMSIAFLDPGNIEGDLQAGAIAGYSLLWLLLWSTIMGLLIQLLSARVGVVTGKHLAELCREEYPPWARILLWVMAEVAVIAADIQEVVGTAIAIQILTNGVFPLWASVVITAADCFVFLFLESYGVRKMEAAFAIMVMTMAISFAYMFVDAKPSGKELLVGVLVPKLNSRTIQQAVGIFGCIITPHNIYLHSALVQSRKVDKKKIGQVQEAINYYSIESSVALVVSFMINLFVMTVFAKGFYGTNKANSVGLENAGRYLEEKYGGGLLPILYIWGIGLLAAGQSSTITGTYAGQFIMGGFLNIQLNEWLRAVITRSFAIVPTIILAILFDTSDGAMDVMNEWLNVLQSIQIPFSLIPLFTMVSREDIMGIFKIGPTLEKVAWTVLGVVMLINVYVLLDFFLNTINGLLPGLLFCILSAAYIGFIIYLIARDASLPITLRTRTSKIERLRIPQHQDL